Genomic DNA from Peribacillus simplex NBRC 15720 = DSM 1321:
GATAAAAAGATAGATTCATCAATATCATGGGTGACAAGCACCATCGTTGTCTTATTCCTCTCCCATATTTCTAGTAAAGCCTCTTGAAGATGGGTTCGCGTGAATGCATCCAATGCACCGAATGGCTCATCCAGCAATAAAACTTCAGGATTACGCAATAATGCCCTGGCAATGGCAACACGCTGCGACATTCCACCGGATAATTGACGTGGATACGCCTTTTCGAATGTCCGGTTTCTTTAATGGAAGGTTACCTGCAATATTCTTCTCCACGTTTAGCCATGGAAATAAGCGGTGCTCCTGAAAAATAAACCCACGGTCTTTAGAAGGTGCGCTAACCGGATGTTCCCCTGCTATGATCGCGCCGTCAAAGTCTGAATCAAGTCCTGCGATCAACTTTAATAATGTGCTTTTCCCGCAGCCGCTCGGACCAATGATGGTGACGGTCAGATTTAAATTATCCAAAACATGGACACTTTCATTCTCATTCTTAAATGTTTTGCTTACATGATTAATCTCTAATGTCGCAACCACCACCCTTTCTCAATTAAAAAAAATAGAGATCCAGCAATAAGGCACATATTGTCCCTTTGCTGAATCTCTATTTAACTAGTCGATTCAATATCTCATTTTATATTAACTTATCGATTATTTATAATCAACATCTAATACCAATTTATTTTATCGGATTAATAGTAAAAAAATAATTGACAAATAATTCTAACAGCTGTTAAGATGCATTCATACACAAATCCGCTTCACACAGGAGCCAATTAAATAAGTCATGTGAATCAACTGGACTACCAGAGATTCAATGAAGAGTAACCCGGCATACTCTTCGTTGAATCTCTTTTTTGTCATTAATCTGACTATCCAGATGTGGTAAGTGTATTAAAAAAGCAGGGAATTCATGAAGGAATATCGGAACAAGTTAACCACAGTACTACTTGCCATCATTAGCATCGCTGTATTGGCAGGCTGTAATTCCGATGCCGGCAAAGCTTCAGGGAAAAGCGATCCACTGAAAGTTCATATTGCCTTAAATGGCAAGATGGGGCCATTGGTCATTGCAAAGGAAAAGGGATTGTTCAACGAAGAGTTTTCTAAACTGGGTGCCCAAATCGAGTGGAGTGAATTCCCGAGTGGTCCCCCGCTTTTGGAATCCCTTGCTTCCAATCGGGTTGACCTGTCTTTTTTAGGGGATGGTGCACTGATTGCCGGCATTGATAAGAATCTGCCATTCGAAGTGATTGCACAAACAGGTCGAGGTGAGTCATCTGTCCGGATCCTGGCTCAAGCAGAAGATAACATAAAGCAAATTGAAGACTTAAAGGGAAAAACGGTCGGTGTTGCTTCGGGGACAACGGGTTATGTGTATTTAATCAATGCGTTGAAAGCCCATGGTTTAACGACTGATGATATTAAACTCATCAATTTACAACCTGATGATGCTCAAGCCGCTTTTGAAACCAAACAATTGGACGCCTGGGCAATATGGAACCCTTATTACCTTAATAATATTGAAAAAGGGAATGCTGTCGCACTTAAAGTAAAAGGAAAAATATTAGCTCCTGGTGCAATCATTGCGCGTAAGGGCTTTGCAAAAGAACATCCTGAAATTGTCGAGGCTTATTTAAAGGTTTATAAAAAAGCTGCCGACTGGCAAATTGAAAATCCAGAAGAAGCATCTGAAATTTATTCCAAAGAAACAAAATTGCCTGTGGGTACGGTCAAGAAAATAATAACGACTGAAGAACCGAATATCTTCTTTACCGAAGATGCCATCAAAGCACAACAAGAATCTATCGATACTTTAGCTGGTGTGGGTTATATCAAGAAATCATTTAATTTTAAAAAACCAGATCCACAATAAATACATTGATGAAGCCTTTAAAAAATAAAAAAACATACCTTACAGGAGGAGATTGATTATGACGGAAACTAAAACACAACAATTAAAAGTGGTAACCGTAGCAGGAAGGATTGGAGCGGAAATTCAAGGAGTCCAATTAAGCGGAGACTTGGATTTAGCTATTTTCAGTGAAATCAAACAAGCGTTAAACGATCATAAAGTCGTATTCTTCAAAGGTCAAAATCATTTGGACGATGCCAGCCAAGAAGCATTTGCCAAGCTATTGGGTGAGCCTTATGCACATCCTACAGTACCGGTCAAAGACAATACCAACTATATTTTCGAACTTGATTCCGAAAGGGGTGCTAAAGCAAACCATTGGCATACTGATGTCACTTTCGTTCCAGAAGTTCCAAAATACTCTGTTTTAAGAGGGGTAACCATCCCTAATGTCGGCGGAGATACAGTTTGGGCAAATACGAATAAAGCATATGAGGACCTGCCGGATGGATTGAAGGAATTAGCGGACGGACTATGGGCGATCCATACAAATGAATATGATTATGCTCAATTCAAACCAGCTGAAAACATCGATGATGAGGTTAAAAAGAAATATCGTGATATATTCGAATCGACCATTTATAAAACAAGGCACCCAGTCGTTCACGTGCATGCAGAAACCGGAAAAAGGCATTTGTTATTAGGTGGCTTTGCGGGAAGAGTGGAAGGATATACAACAAGTGAATCTGAAAGATTATTAAGTATCTTCGATTCATACGTCACGCGCTTAGAGAATACCGTGCGTTGGCAATGGAGTGAAGGGGACGTGGTCATTTGGGATAATCTAGCCACGCAGCATTACGCTATTGCCGATTACGGTGACCAGCACCGCGTCGTTCGCCGGGTCACAGTAGGAAAAGACGTTCCCGTAAACAAGGAGAACGAGTCAAGCAGACTAATTATTAAAAAATAAAACTCCTGTATCGAGTGTAAGGTTCGAAAACACTCAAACCTTCTGAGGAACTGGCCTTATTACAGGAGGTTTGAGTTTTCTTTATTGAGCAGGTCTTCCAACTCGCTCTTTGGCAATTTAAGTACTTCCATTCAAATGGCCTTATTTAAAATTCACTTCAATGTATTCAATCTCTTCTGCCGCACTTAATGTGCCATGGGCTTTTCCAACTGTGCCTTCTTTGTCTTCCCAAAAGAAGTTATGGTCCTGAACGATCGTGCTAAAATCTAAGTCTCGCCACCGGGCAGCAATGCTGAGCAATCTATCTCTATGCTGAAAATCACTTGAATCCACTATTTTATAAACTTCTTCTATAATCTTAGGGGACATCGGTATAGCTCCCCATTTATCTTGCGATCGAACCTTTTGATGAGTCATTTTATGCATGACATCCATGACTTCCGTTTCGGTTGAGTCTTCATCAAGTCCTGTTTCAAATTCAATCCCATCATATATCGCCGTTTTCGCTTCAAGTTCCGCCGCTTTAGCTTTCGCTTCCCTTTGGGCTTTGATTTTTACATCCTCTCTTTCTCTTTCAATTTGTTCCTTGGTTTCCCTGGCTTCGATTTCCAGTTGGGCTTTTTCGTACTCATTGGAGTTTTCCATGATTTTAAAGGAAGCAATCCCCAACCCGGATAATGCAACAAATGAGATTCCACTAATAAGTAAAACCTTTTGCGTTTTCTTCATAAAAACTTCCTCCAAAGTATTGATAATGTTAGATACTATTTATTTTAACATATTAACTGGATAGACTATCCAGAAAAGCAGACATCCAAAATCCTTGTCTCTGCCCTATTCAAAGATAATTTCAGTAGTTTTAAATATTAAAAATCACCCTAGGCATCATTCTGTTTTTTCACAGGCACAACTAAATATAGTACTATTAAAAAATGATGGTTAAGTTTTTTGGAGGGAGTCTTGAATGAAGAAATTCAGTATTGCTGCAATATGCATTATTGTAATTTTAGTCGTTATGTATGGCTTTACCGGGAACTATTTTTACAATATCGCCTTAAATCCGAATAAAGAAAAAGACTTTTTAAGCGATAACCCCCATCTTGCCCAGTCTGAAGCCGTTTCAGGTGAAGTGGCTGAATCCAGTAAATTGGCGGATGCGAAATTTGCCAAAGAGCATCAACCGGATGAGATGAGCATTGTTTCTGCAGATCAACTAAAACTTAGTGCTAAACTTTATGAAAATAATAACAATGACCATAAATGGGCTATTATCGTTCATGGTTATACCGGCAATAACACACAAATGATTCGGTGGGTACGCAATTTTCATGGAAATGGATACAATGTGCTGGCACCTGATCTTCGCGGACATGGAAGAAGCGAAGGAGATTACATTGGAATGGGCTGGGATGACCGGAAAGATATGCTTTTATGGATCAAGCAAATTACCGATAAAGATCCCCAGGCAGACATTGCATTATTCGGGATATCCATGGGAGGGGCAACCGTCATGATGACCTCTGGGGAAAAGCTGCCTTCTAATGTTAAAGTGATTATAGAGGATTGCGGTTACTCCTCCGTAATGGACGTATTCACCTATCAACTTGATGATTTGTTCGGATTGCCAAAATTCCCAGTAATGAATGCAGCCAACACGGTAACAAAGCTGCGTGCAGGCTACGATTTAACTGAAGCATCAGCTGTCAAACAAGTGCTCAAAAGTAAAAAACCCATGTTATTCATCCATGGGGAGGATGATTCATTCGTCCCTTATTCCATGCTGGATGACGTATACAATGCAGCGAACGTAGACAAAGAAAAATTGATAATATCGGGTGCAGGGCATGGTGAAGCTGAATTAGTGGATCCGGAAAAGTATTGGAACAAGGTATGGGGTTTTGTGGATAAATATATGGAGTAATGTATGAGGGTAAAAAAAGAAACGGCCGATTTACATATCGACCGTTTCTTTTCGTTTTCATCCAGCTTATTTTTATCCAGGTCTTTTTATTAATTCCCTTTAATGATAATTTCATCGATTAAACCGTAATCCTTCGCCTCATTTGCACTTAAGAAGTAATCACGATCTGTGTCCTTCGCCACCTTTTCGATAGGCTGCCCAGTCCTTTCCGAAATGATCTGATTAATATGATCCTTCAATTTCAAAATCCTTCGGGCAGAAATTTCAATTTCCGTGGCTTGCCCCCTTGCCCCACCAAGCGGTTGATGAAGCATGATTTCACTATTTGGCAAAGCGCACCGTTTCCCTTTCGTACCCGCCAATAAAAGCATGGCACCGAATGAAGCAGCCATCCCCGTACATACAGTCCGGATATCAGGCTTAATATATTGCATCGTATCATAAATGGCGAAACCGGCACTAGTCGATCCCCCCGGACTGTTTATGAAGATGGTAATTTCTTTATCAGGTGCATCTGCTGCCAAGAATAACAATTGGGCAACGACACTATTGGCTAAATGATCGGTGATTTCTTCCCCAATCATGATGATACGGTCTTTTAGAAGTCTGGAATAAATATCGTACGAGCGCTCACCCTTGCCTGATTGCTCAATTACATATGGTATGGTGGTCATATCTCTTCTTCCTCCTAACAATAATATTGGCTATGCAGCCATTGAGAGTGTGTTTGAAGGAGTGAAGCTTGCTTTGGAAAGAATCGAACGATTCATCAGTTTAGGAACCACCGATTCACTGTTCAGGGATTTGAAAGATGGGATGCTTCTAATGAGGATATCAGGATTTTGGGCTTTTAAAGCCTGTGTCATCAGGGACATGAGCCGCTGCTCCTCCTCATCTTGCCAATCTTCCACGAAAGACAGCTTACGCTCATCAATGTCATTGTCAAAACGCTTTTTCACACGGTTCAAGATGGCCTTTACAGCCGTTTCCGTAGTGTTCAAATAATCCGATATTTCTTTGGACCGATAGAGGAATCCTTCCTTTAATATGAACACTACAGCTTGTTTCGGGGTAAGGGATTTAATTATATATTCAACCGTTTCAAAGACATTTTCCCCAACTGCCCCTTGCTGTTCGGTATCCAAAAGATCCTCTAAAGATTCTTTTTTTCTTTTTCTAATCGTATCAATCCAGGAATGGCGGGCTATCGTCTTCAATAAAGCGGTTGTTAACTCCGTTTTCTTCCCATAGCCCTGCATTGCCTTCAATATCGTTTCCTGTGCCAAATCATCCCCATCCCAATTATTTTGGGTCAGGAATCGGCAAAACCGAAGCAATTCAGGATAGACCTCACGCAAAATCGCACCGTTATCCTTTTCTTCAGAAATATCTTCCCTTAACTTATTTATCATTTTTCTCACTCCTTCAACACCCTCTATCCTATAAACGTTTCAGAAAGAGAAAAAGATATGGGGGTGAAAAATTTTCCTTCATTCTTCATTATATTCTATTCCATTTTTTCCATTGGATTTCCTTTCATACTAAAAACCTGTTTGGTTAAGATCCAAACAGGCTAATGTCAATATTCTGTATGCAAAAAGAGACTTTCCCCTGACTCCCCCGCTGTGTACCCGGTTCGTCACCAATCATTTCAGCGAAGCCCTTATTTCCCAAAACACTTAAAATCCTCCGTGCATTCCGCTCCGTTCACAACCAAATCTTTGGATGTGACCTCCCTCTTACGATTTCCCAGATCACGTTTTGTTCCGATCCTCCAGGATGTCCGTGTTGTGAATCCTGAATCTCAAATTTCCGGGTAATCCATTGAACTCTGCTGCTATTCCAAGTGTTCAATGCATTCAACCGTGTATTCGCTAGGTTCCATTTCGTTTTCTTCAATACCAAACCAACTGGAGGAGCGACTCTCATTAGCGCTATCTTTACAATAGTTCACCATAGTACCTGCTGGCTTCTCTTCCAATTCTTGATCGCTCATCTCTTCAAAATTCACTGATCGCTCGTTATGACGCTCGTTGTCTGCCTTTTCATTCTCTAGGTCTGCGAACATGAACATACAGTAAAAAAACGCAATCATAATTGCCATCGTAAAAAACCTTGATATTAAAGGCAGTGACTTTTTCGATATAACTAAAACTCTCTTCATGGTGGTTTCCCCAATCCTGATAAAGCATAATAATTATAAAAGATCTATTCCTTCTGAATGAACCCTATTAAAATATCCATCAATAACACTAGTTTAGAAAAATATTACTATTTATTCATTATATCAAGTTTCAGTAGTTTTTATAACTATCCACACTTAAAATTCAATCTTAAAACGATAGGCAAGGCCGTTCATGACTATATCGAGAACTCTATACCATCTTCATTAAATCTATGAAATGTACTATGAATAGTGAAGTTTGCACTTACCTAAAAACGCGGCCCTTTCTTTAAGAGGAGACCGTGTTTTTTTCATCTCAATTCGTCCCGATATCTTAACCTCCCCCCTACAAACCCGAATACATTGCCATCAATATACTCCTCACATTGACTTCCATCCTTTTTCAGTGTTACTCTTAAATTAATAAAAAAGTATACATTCAAAACACTGATTCCATTAGCGTGAAATAAGGGTGATCATATTTGCCAAAAGAACATTTAATTGACGTTCAACCAATCAGATCATTGGAAAAATTAGATGATATGAAATGGTCATTGAAAAGACATTGCAGCGAGAGAGACTACATATTGTTCTTGTTAGGCATCAATACCGGCTTGCGTGTGTCTGATCTATTATCGCTGAAGATAAAGGACATTAAAGGCAAGATGGAGGTCATCATCAAGGAAGGGAAAACAAAGAAGCCAAGAATCATACAGCTTAATACTGTATGCAATGAATTGGCCGCCTATATAGCCACCATTGATGGTGAATGGCTATTCCCCTCACGCAAGGGCGATAAGCCTATAAGTAAGATACAAGCCTACAGGCAACTTAATAAAGCAGCAGACATGGTAGACATCGAGAGCGTTGGTACCCATACCATGCGGAAAACATTCGGGTACTGGTTCTATAAACGAAGTAAGGACCTTGCTGAGTTACAAATGATCCTTAACCATTCACACCCTGAAATTACACTTAAGTACATTGGGGTTGCTGATGCAGGAACAGATGAAAGCTTAAATGACTTTGTACTATGGGAGGACAGAAGAAATGTCACTGACTGAATACAATGCAAAATATGAATATATCATTCGCAGCAATATTTCCGACAGACAAAAGGCATTGAAATTAGCTGATTTAATGACAGATATGGAAGGCCAGCTAAGAAATGAAATCGGGGAACATCGAAATAAAGAGGTAAATGCTTTATATAAAAAAGTATCTCTTTTCTCCAACTTGTTATAAACAGCTTAAGACCTTGCCCTAATGTGCAGAGGTCTTTTTTTGCCGTGAAAGTAAATGCTTTGTTTCTGTAAGGCTTTAGACTGAAACTCATTAACACTGCCACCGTACCAATCGCATTTCCTCTCCTCTTCCTGGTTGACCACACCTAACATAACGAAAAAGCTCTTATCCAAGCTTCGTTCTCTCTCTTTAAATCCAGACACCTTTTTTGAATAAAAATAACGTGATTAATAACATCGACTCGTCACTAATGGTGTCAATGTTTACAAATTAAACATACTTAAGGAATACTTTTTCGCCATCATTTCCAAGATTTTTATCCCGGCAACGCTGTTCCCCCTTTCATCCAGCGCTGCACCATAAATTCCAATCCCACATTTTCCGGGGACGGCCCCCATGATTCCCCCTGACACACCGCTTTTAGCCGGTATGCCAACATTAATGGCAAATTCACCTGATGCGTTATACATGCCGCAAGTAACCATGAATGTCTTGCAAATACGGGCAATGTCCCCGGGGATGATTTGCTTTCCCGTCAACAAATCTTTCCCATTCATGGCCAGCACACAGCCTATCCTCGCCAAATCCTGACTGTCCATTTCAATGGCACACTGCTTCGAATACAATTCGATTAATTCCTCCACATCCTCATTTATTACATTATGCTGCTTTAAAAAATAGCTTAACGCCCTATTTAAGTCTGCCGTATTGTATTCTGACCGGGCAACATCTTCATTAAAGCCGATAGTAGGATTTTGCGTCAACTCCCGGATAAAATGTAAAATACGCTGAAATCGCTCGTTTACACTGTCACCTGCAATCATGTGGGTCACAGTCAATGCTCCTGCATTGATCATCGGGTTTAACGGCTTAGATGGCTTGTTTGTCTCTAACTTGGCAATCGAATTAAAAGGGTCGCCAGTCGGTTCTTTTCCTACATAGGAAAAGACATATTCCTCCCCTTTTTCCATTAATACCAGTGCAAGTGTCAAAACTTTTGATATGCTTTGCAGGGTCATTTTTCCGCTTACATCCCCCGCACAATATCCTTTTCCATCAGGATAGTAAATAGCAACAGACAAATCCCCAGGATTCGCCTTTTCAAGAGCCGGTATATAGTCTGCCACTGTTCCCATATTTGCATATTTTTTTGCCTTATCAACCAGTTGTTGTAATTCTTCATTGGACCTGCATTGACATCCCTTATTGTTCACAATTTTCCGCCCCTTAGAAAATTTGTCATGTGAAGTGTTCTTGTGTTCTTAAATAGTGATTTTATTAGTTATTACCATATTTCAACGATATTATTTACAAAACCAGGAAGCAGATTATAAATAGAAGCAAGGTTAGAGGAACTACTTTCCTGGTTGATAACGGGAAACGGGACTAGTGCATCATGTCTCTAACATCACAATAACGCACTCCTACGCAGAACATGATTCTAGGTCGTGTTAAAGACAAAGAAAAACAACAACATATACGGCAACGGTCAAGCAGTAAGACAGGTAAGCTAACGCCTTGTAAAAAAAATCAGGAGCAACTTCACTGTTCTTTAAAGAAGATTTAATTGAAAAAAGAAGGAATTAGAAGCGCTCAGACGAAAATATAGACCATACGAATATTATCGCATTAGCTTTCATATGTATTTCACACTTGATGGAAAGTAGGAAAAGCCATGGGAAAATCGAGGAGTTTACAAGAAATCTATAACGCCAACCGTCCAGAAAATAATGAACTTTTCCGTTCGATATAACAGCATCTACAATTGAAGCATCCAGACAAACGAATGACAGCTACGAGAACATTGCAAATAATTGTGGCTGATAGTGTTTCATCTGGAGAGCTGCGTAATGTGGAAGCCCGCCTTCTTCACAGTCAATAAGGATCTGTTGTTTCATAAGCCCTTTGAAATTTTTGAACACAGAAAGGATCTCATTAATGAATGAATTTCTAAAAAAATCGGCCCATTTGTTGAATGAAGTAATAATATGTGACTCTTCTATCCAACTTGTTATGATCGGGCCTGAGACCTAGCAATCGAGCTTGAATCAACATGCCACATGTAATTTGTTC
This window encodes:
- a CDS encoding ABC transporter substrate-binding protein, whose amino-acid sequence is MKEYRNKLTTVLLAIISIAVLAGCNSDAGKASGKSDPLKVHIALNGKMGPLVIAKEKGLFNEEFSKLGAQIEWSEFPSGPPLLESLASNRVDLSFLGDGALIAGIDKNLPFEVIAQTGRGESSVRILAQAEDNIKQIEDLKGKTVGVASGTTGYVYLINALKAHGLTTDDIKLINLQPDDAQAAFETKQLDAWAIWNPYYLNNIEKGNAVALKVKGKILAPGAIIARKGFAKEHPEIVEAYLKVYKKAADWQIENPEEASEIYSKETKLPVGTVKKIITTEEPNIFFTEDAIKAQQESIDTLAGVGYIKKSFNFKKPDPQ
- a CDS encoding TauD/TfdA dioxygenase family protein — its product is MTETKTQQLKVVTVAGRIGAEIQGVQLSGDLDLAIFSEIKQALNDHKVVFFKGQNHLDDASQEAFAKLLGEPYAHPTVPVKDNTNYIFELDSERGAKANHWHTDVTFVPEVPKYSVLRGVTIPNVGGDTVWANTNKAYEDLPDGLKELADGLWAIHTNEYDYAQFKPAENIDDEVKKKYRDIFESTIYKTRHPVVHVHAETGKRHLLLGGFAGRVEGYTTSESERLLSIFDSYVTRLENTVRWQWSEGDVVIWDNLATQHYAIADYGDQHRVVRRVTVGKDVPVNKENESSRLIIKK
- a CDS encoding DUF6241 domain-containing protein, with the protein product MKKTQKVLLISGISFVALSGLGIASFKIMENSNEYEKAQLEIEARETKEQIEREREDVKIKAQREAKAKAAELEAKTAIYDGIEFETGLDEDSTETEVMDVMHKMTHQKVRSQDKWGAIPMSPKIIEEVYKIVDSSDFQHRDRLLSIAARWRDLDFSTIVQDHNFFWEDKEGTVGKAHGTLSAAEEIEYIEVNFK
- a CDS encoding alpha/beta hydrolase translates to MKKFSIAAICIIVILVVMYGFTGNYFYNIALNPNKEKDFLSDNPHLAQSEAVSGEVAESSKLADAKFAKEHQPDEMSIVSADQLKLSAKLYENNNNDHKWAIIVHGYTGNNTQMIRWVRNFHGNGYNVLAPDLRGHGRSEGDYIGMGWDDRKDMLLWIKQITDKDPQADIALFGISMGGATVMMTSGEKLPSNVKVIIEDCGYSSVMDVFTYQLDDLFGLPKFPVMNAANTVTKLRAGYDLTEASAVKQVLKSKKPMLFIHGEDDSFVPYSMLDDVYNAANVDKEKLIISGAGHGEAELVDPEKYWNKVWGFVDKYME
- the clpP gene encoding ATP-dependent Clp endopeptidase proteolytic subunit ClpP, whose translation is MTTIPYVIEQSGKGERSYDIYSRLLKDRIIMIGEEITDHLANSVVAQLLFLAADAPDKEITIFINSPGGSTSAGFAIYDTMQYIKPDIRTVCTGMAASFGAMLLLAGTKGKRCALPNSEIMLHQPLGGARGQATEIEISARRILKLKDHINQIISERTGQPIEKVAKDTDRDYFLSANEAKDYGLIDEIIIKGN
- a CDS encoding sigma-70 family RNA polymerase sigma factor → MINKLREDISEEKDNGAILREVYPELLRFCRFLTQNNWDGDDLAQETILKAMQGYGKKTELTTALLKTIARHSWIDTIRKRKKESLEDLLDTEQQGAVGENVFETVEYIIKSLTPKQAVVFILKEGFLYRSKEISDYLNTTETAVKAILNRVKKRFDNDIDERKLSFVEDWQDEEEQRLMSLMTQALKAQNPDILIRSIPSFKSLNSESVVPKLMNRSILSKASFTPSNTLSMAA
- a CDS encoding tyrosine-type recombinase/integrase, producing the protein MKWSLKRHCSERDYILFLLGINTGLRVSDLLSLKIKDIKGKMEVIIKEGKTKKPRIIQLNTVCNELAAYIATIDGEWLFPSRKGDKPISKIQAYRQLNKAADMVDIESVGTHTMRKTFGYWFYKRSKDLAELQMILNHSHPEITLKYIGVADAGTDESLNDFVLWEDRRNVTD
- the glsA gene encoding glutaminase A → MGTVADYIPALEKANPGDLSVAIYYPDGKGYCAGDVSGKMTLQSISKVLTLALVLMEKGEEYVFSYVGKEPTGDPFNSIAKLETNKPSKPLNPMINAGALTVTHMIAGDSVNERFQRILHFIRELTQNPTIGFNEDVARSEYNTADLNRALSYFLKQHNVINEDVEELIELYSKQCAIEMDSQDLARIGCVLAMNGKDLLTGKQIIPGDIARICKTFMVTCGMYNASGEFAINVGIPAKSGVSGGIMGAVPGKCGIGIYGAALDERGNSVAGIKILEMMAKKYSLSMFNL